The following are encoded together in the Capsulimonas corticalis genome:
- a CDS encoding TonB-dependent receptor plug domain-containing protein gives MIVDLKMSAARRGRRMLCAAMGLAIGLPCASAHAQGPKMTAGAAAGDRDTSADTELLLAGDMIVTASKTAQRISDSPAAATVITADQIERSGATSIVELLRSVPGVDVMEPNKSQANVAIRGFNKIFSNQILVMVDGRSINQDIEGNVFWNTQPLLLSRIARIEVVRGPGSVLYGANAFGGVINIITKTPAELLAAQNHSSFAGAYGEHNSTFVEVATTQGKAGDWALTVGAGYHGTNGYGERKPSQIRDSDSVPIETLDLEKQTRRGSLTLSVDNSDATADLSVQALLDDAKWHTTSETLTYNEDKGATPIMGRIYHTSERLVNPTFGLNSEVINLEIQQQRQISARHQLLYGGSYRQGEFTSTPTGTMSHGQSLKSLFFQDQILIDSMTNLFAGVRWDDNSIYGSQTSPRLSLVRHLPKEQTVRLSYGTAFRAPTIIETYLNFASPLAPGLNFEMLGSTDLKPEKVTSIEAGYRKDTPSGYVGLSLFANHITDVISSAVLETAPSPPFPPNIPIKLQLTNIGGVRATGFELESGFRLGGGAHGLLNYAYQDVTNDDGSQADFSPHHKINLVLQTDDRRKAIGYLAAHFVSQAKYGSAPIRQYTTLDANLSYRVGGLSKPWTISLAATNLLDDRHEEYVDVLNPLAPSKIAESQRRTLWVRADGKF, from the coding sequence ATGATTGTCGATCTGAAAATGAGCGCGGCTCGGCGAGGCCGCCGGATGCTGTGTGCGGCCATGGGGCTGGCGATCGGCCTCCCGTGCGCCTCCGCGCACGCGCAGGGTCCCAAGATGACGGCCGGCGCGGCCGCCGGCGACCGCGATACGTCCGCCGACACCGAGCTTCTGCTCGCCGGCGACATGATCGTGACGGCCTCCAAGACGGCGCAGCGCATCAGCGATTCGCCGGCCGCCGCCACGGTCATCACCGCCGATCAGATCGAGCGCTCCGGCGCGACGAGCATCGTTGAGCTGCTGCGGTCGGTGCCGGGCGTGGATGTGATGGAGCCGAATAAATCGCAGGCGAACGTCGCGATTCGCGGCTTCAACAAGATCTTCTCCAATCAGATCTTAGTAATGGTGGACGGGCGCTCCATCAATCAGGACATTGAAGGCAATGTCTTCTGGAATACGCAGCCGCTGCTGCTTTCGCGGATCGCGCGCATCGAAGTCGTGCGCGGCCCAGGGTCCGTGCTTTATGGCGCGAACGCGTTCGGCGGCGTCATCAATATCATCACGAAGACTCCGGCGGAACTGCTCGCCGCGCAAAACCACAGCTCGTTCGCCGGCGCTTACGGCGAACATAACAGTACGTTCGTGGAAGTGGCGACCACGCAGGGCAAGGCGGGAGATTGGGCTCTTACGGTTGGCGCCGGTTACCATGGAACGAATGGTTACGGGGAGCGCAAGCCGAGCCAAATCCGCGACAGCGACAGTGTCCCGATCGAAACCCTCGATCTGGAAAAGCAAACCCGGCGCGGATCGCTGACGCTTTCGGTGGACAATTCCGACGCCACCGCGGACCTCTCCGTGCAAGCGCTTCTGGACGACGCAAAGTGGCATACCACCTCGGAAACACTGACGTACAATGAAGACAAAGGGGCGACGCCGATCATGGGTCGCATTTATCATACGTCCGAACGACTGGTCAATCCGACATTCGGTCTCAACTCAGAGGTCATAAACCTGGAGATCCAGCAGCAGCGCCAGATCTCCGCGCGCCATCAGCTGCTCTATGGCGGCAGCTACCGGCAGGGAGAATTCACGTCGACACCGACCGGGACGATGAGCCATGGGCAGAGCCTGAAAAGCCTGTTTTTCCAGGACCAGATCCTGATCGATTCGATGACGAATCTGTTCGCCGGCGTGCGCTGGGACGACAACTCCATCTATGGATCTCAGACATCGCCGCGCCTCAGCCTCGTCCGGCATCTGCCGAAAGAGCAGACCGTGCGCCTTTCCTATGGAACCGCGTTCCGTGCGCCGACGATCATTGAGACGTATCTGAACTTCGCTTCGCCGCTGGCTCCGGGATTGAACTTTGAGATGCTCGGCAGCACGGATTTGAAACCGGAGAAGGTGACCAGCATCGAAGCGGGCTATCGCAAGGATACGCCGTCCGGCTATGTCGGTTTGAGCCTGTTCGCCAACCATATTACGGATGTTATCAGCAGCGCCGTGCTGGAGACCGCTCCGTCGCCGCCGTTTCCGCCGAATATTCCTATCAAGCTCCAGCTGACCAATATCGGCGGCGTGCGCGCCACGGGGTTCGAACTGGAAAGCGGTTTCCGCCTTGGCGGCGGCGCGCATGGGCTGCTGAACTACGCTTATCAGGATGTGACGAACGATGACGGCTCGCAGGCCGACTTCTCGCCGCATCACAAAATCAATCTCGTGCTGCAAACCGACGATCGCCGCAAGGCGATCGGATATCTCGCGGCGCACTTTGTCAGTCAGGCCAAATACGGGTCGGCGCCGATCCGGCAGTACACAACCCTGGACGCCAACCTCAGCTATCGTGTGGGCGGCCTCAGCAAGCCGTGGACGATTTCGCTTGCCGCCACCAACTTGCTCGATGACCGCCATGAGGAGTATGTGGACGTTCTCAACCCGCTTGCGCCGTCTAAAATCGCCGAGTCCCAGCGCCGCACCCTCTGGGTCCGCGCCGACGGCAAGTTCTGA
- a CDS encoding YybH family protein codes for MMSAVTKDFEEFMKRRAKAANAYVNGDAQPLSTLTAHNSPATFFGPGGGFTKGADDVRARYARDAGSFEPGGDSDLEILQMAAGDGVGFWTGFQTATVRMPGKPEAIPMKLRITEVFRREDDEWKLIHRHADMLAEEQPKK; via the coding sequence ATGATGAGCGCAGTCACGAAAGACTTCGAGGAGTTCATGAAGCGCCGCGCGAAAGCGGCGAACGCCTATGTCAACGGGGATGCTCAGCCGCTGAGCACTCTCACGGCGCATAATTCGCCCGCGACATTCTTCGGTCCGGGAGGCGGCTTTACCAAGGGCGCGGACGATGTTCGCGCGCGCTATGCGAGGGACGCGGGATCATTCGAGCCCGGCGGGGACAGCGACCTGGAGATTTTGCAGATGGCCGCCGGCGACGGCGTCGGCTTCTGGACAGGATTCCAAACGGCGACCGTGCGTATGCCGGGTAAGCCCGAGGCGATCCCGATGAAACTGCGGATCACGGAGGTCTTTCGCCGTGAAGACGACGAATGGAAGCTAATCCATCGTCATGCGGATATGCTGGCCGAGGAACAACCGAAGAAGTAA
- a CDS encoding VOC family protein, with protein MEDRGRKELNSSKKSEITARPIDPGVSIGHVHLKVANIDRALAFYQGVLGFEVIVRMGDSAAFISAGGYHHHIGLNTWESKGGSPPPAGTTGLYHVAILYPTRAALGDALKRLTAAGVSLDGASDHGVSEALYLSDPDGNGVELYWDRPRDLWPRTPDGEVTMYTRRLDLQGLIAAGEQE; from the coding sequence ATGGAAGATCGTGGGAGGAAAGAGTTGAATAGCTCAAAGAAGAGTGAGATCACGGCGCGTCCGATTGACCCCGGCGTTTCTATCGGACACGTGCATTTGAAGGTGGCGAATATCGACCGGGCCTTGGCGTTCTATCAGGGAGTGCTCGGATTTGAAGTGATTGTCCGCATGGGCGACAGCGCCGCGTTTATCTCGGCGGGCGGATACCATCACCACATTGGGTTGAACACGTGGGAAAGCAAAGGCGGATCGCCCCCGCCGGCGGGAACGACGGGACTGTACCACGTCGCGATCCTCTACCCGACGCGCGCGGCGCTGGGCGACGCCCTGAAGCGGCTCACGGCGGCCGGCGTCTCGCTGGACGGGGCAAGCGATCACGGCGTGAGCGAAGCGCTGTATCTTTCCGATCCGGACGGCAACGGCGTGGAGCTTTACTGGGACCGCCCGCGCGACCTGTGGCCGCGAACGCCCGACGGGGAAGTGACGATGTATACGCGGAGGCTGGATCTCCAGGGTCTTATCGCGGCAGGCGAGCAAGAATAA
- a CDS encoding RNA polymerase sigma factor, with translation MSRTAPLRFAGGPQSDNLRDHPVDPLMRDELDSDLRLVQRCAQDDPAAMREIVRRYQPKLYRYLRPLLGTQEDAEEAALDVFLRVWRDAGRFERRSSVSTWVYRIATNIAHDRIRRQQAQRRTAPPVDWTDVVAPDAEAVAIENLEAAERGRLLERCLHQLRVDDRLLLTLYYGEDLGYDEIARITQCPAPLLRVRLMRARRRLRAVMDAAAPEEME, from the coding sequence ATGAGCAGGACAGCGCCGCTGCGATTCGCAGGCGGGCCACAGAGCGACAATTTGCGCGATCATCCGGTGGATCCCCTGATGCGGGACGAATTGGATTCGGATCTGCGGCTCGTCCAGCGCTGCGCGCAGGACGATCCCGCCGCCATGCGCGAGATCGTACGCCGCTACCAGCCCAAGCTCTATCGGTATCTGCGTCCGCTGCTGGGCACGCAGGAAGACGCAGAGGAGGCGGCGCTCGACGTGTTTCTGCGCGTATGGCGGGACGCCGGACGGTTTGAGCGCCGCTCCAGCGTTTCGACCTGGGTTTATCGGATCGCCACCAATATCGCCCACGATCGGATCCGCCGCCAGCAGGCGCAGCGGCGCACGGCGCCGCCCGTCGATTGGACGGATGTCGTCGCTCCCGACGCGGAAGCGGTCGCGATTGAGAACCTGGAAGCGGCGGAGCGCGGACGACTTCTGGAGCGCTGTCTTCACCAGCTTCGCGTGGACGACCGCCTGCTGCTGACACTGTACTATGGCGAGGATCTGGGGTACGACGAGATTGCTCGGATCACCCAGTGTCCCGCGCCGCTGCTGCGGGTTCGATTGATGCGCGCCCGTCGCCGGCTGCGCGCCGTGATGGACGCCGCCGCTCCCGAGGAAATGGAATGA
- a CDS encoding anti-sigma factor family protein yields MNCRIFESQAPDWAAGRLSAGDVAALERHRDRCAACARWMQAEAEIRRAFRENSLEGAAEPDLWPRLAHRLEPRRRRMAPAPRLIWSGAAALALAALIAYPSVAPQPRPAPPGGASTKTAPGNPALHAPTAEALASLPSIQDVSAPNPAMDDPAGTSMEDIWTHINSENN; encoded by the coding sequence ATGAACTGTCGAATATTTGAATCCCAGGCGCCGGATTGGGCTGCGGGCAGACTCTCCGCCGGCGATGTCGCCGCGCTGGAGCGTCACCGGGATCGCTGCGCGGCGTGCGCGCGCTGGATGCAGGCCGAAGCCGAGATCCGCCGGGCGTTTCGCGAGAACTCTCTGGAAGGCGCGGCCGAGCCGGACCTCTGGCCCCGCCTCGCGCATCGGCTGGAGCCAAGGCGGCGCCGGATGGCCCCGGCTCCGCGTTTGATCTGGAGCGGAGCGGCGGCGCTCGCCCTGGCGGCGCTGATCGCTTACCCGTCGGTCGCGCCGCAGCCGAGGCCCGCGCCGCCTGGGGGCGCGTCTACGAAGACGGCGCCCGGCAATCCCGCTCTCCACGCCCCGACGGCGGAGGCCCTCGCCTCCCTGCCCAGCATTCAGGACGTTTCCGCGCCCAATCCGGCGATGGACGATCCGGCGGGCACGTCAATGGAAGACATATGGACACACATCAACTCAGAAAACAATTGA
- a CDS encoding Spy/CpxP family protein refolding chaperone, whose translation MKRARWGAAIGFAVFLAGVLPGAAFAGSPGSVHLADADAPGMNLTPAQQQKLAALESASRAQSHDLFTQLQQIRGKLSDLYRKYDLDVAAATRLNQDLNRVQGQLLDQRLSDQQQLRRILTPDQFAQLQSSILRRPHPGEGHEGHDHRDQGWNSQ comes from the coding sequence TTGAAGCGCGCTCGATGGGGCGCCGCGATCGGTTTCGCGGTCTTCCTGGCGGGCGTTCTCCCCGGGGCGGCCTTTGCCGGCTCGCCCGGATCGGTCCATCTTGCCGACGCCGACGCGCCCGGCATGAATTTGACTCCGGCGCAGCAGCAAAAGCTGGCGGCGCTGGAAAGCGCGTCCCGGGCGCAGTCCCACGATCTGTTCACGCAGCTTCAGCAGATTCGCGGCAAGCTTTCGGATCTGTACCGCAAGTACGATCTGGATGTGGCCGCCGCCACGCGGCTGAACCAGGATCTGAACCGGGTGCAGGGACAGCTGCTCGATCAGCGGCTTTCCGACCAGCAGCAGCTGCGCCGAATCCTGACGCCGGATCAGTTCGCGCAGCTTCAATCGTCGATCCTGCGTCGCCCCCATCCGGGCGAGGGGCATGAAGGACACGATCACCGGGATCAGGGCTGGAACTCGCAATAA
- a CDS encoding DUF5666 domain-containing protein, with the protein MMIKKAFWPAMAAMTVIAATSAVYAAPGDAVDHVRGQVSAADSTAKTITVTNPRDQTATTFKVTDATKYTVDVAKTLDSLKVGDNIRVMGQPDDTGNVEARFIMVVPAGQGAGRPGGGGPGGRGGRRGGTTGVIATVKPALTITTADAKTVTVTTTADTRVTGPQAGSWSDVKTGTFVTADVTGDSGSQVASAVHVSANMGFGRGGGGGRRQGGGGAGGDAPPPPAQ; encoded by the coding sequence ATGATGATCAAGAAGGCATTTTGGCCCGCCATGGCGGCTATGACGGTGATCGCGGCGACGTCGGCGGTTTATGCGGCGCCCGGAGACGCCGTCGATCACGTTCGCGGCCAGGTCTCGGCGGCGGATTCGACGGCGAAAACTATCACCGTCACGAATCCGCGCGACCAAACCGCGACGACATTCAAGGTCACCGACGCCACGAAATACACTGTGGATGTCGCGAAAACACTCGACTCGCTCAAGGTTGGAGACAACATCCGCGTCATGGGCCAGCCCGATGACACCGGTAATGTCGAAGCCCGCTTCATCATGGTCGTTCCCGCCGGTCAGGGCGCCGGACGACCGGGCGGCGGCGGTCCGGGCGGCCGTGGCGGTCGCCGGGGCGGTACGACCGGCGTCATCGCGACGGTCAAGCCGGCGCTGACGATCACGACAGCCGACGCGAAGACCGTGACCGTCACCACGACGGCCGACACGCGCGTCACCGGCCCGCAGGCCGGATCCTGGTCGGACGTGAAGACCGGAACGTTCGTGACGGCCGATGTCACCGGCGACTCCGGCTCGCAGGTCGCGTCCGCCGTGCATGTCTCCGCCAACATGGGCTTCGGCCGGGGCGGTGGCGGCGGCCGCCGTCAAGGCGGCGGCGGAGCGGGAGGCGATGCTCCGCCGCCGCCCGCGCAGTAA
- a CDS encoding diacylglycerol/lipid kinase family protein — protein sequence MSATPQPNTATADHTDNERSAESSAPDQKCVSIIFNPVSGQTDPEARKKSITDALTEHGYTCIFIETSKEVGGEELAKKAISDGVDLIAVSGGDGTVIEVLSAAIGSDIPIAVLPAGTGNLLSVNLGIPATVPEAVHVALSGQPYQLDLGRSNDGKHFAIMGGLGLDARMINDADREAKKRLGVFAYLWAALKNLPRRGAYVEIVLDGRPPIRSRAKSVLIANMGKVTGGLEAMPTASPNDGLLDVGVIKAETLGQWLRIAGYALIGRAHDAPDLDVYQAKKISVRTPNPEPIEFDGESGGDTREWNVEVVPRCVSVLLPEGGPAAMDASETPEAVARRSFTGLAIGAGVLLAIALVVVNRRRR from the coding sequence ATGAGCGCCACACCCCAGCCTAACACAGCAACTGCCGACCACACGGACAACGAGCGGAGCGCCGAAAGCAGCGCGCCCGATCAGAAGTGCGTCTCGATCATCTTCAATCCGGTCTCGGGACAAACCGATCCCGAGGCTCGTAAAAAAAGCATTACCGACGCCCTGACCGAGCACGGCTATACCTGCATCTTTATTGAAACCAGCAAGGAAGTCGGAGGCGAGGAGCTTGCCAAAAAGGCGATCAGCGACGGCGTCGATCTGATCGCCGTTTCCGGCGGAGACGGCACCGTCATCGAAGTCCTTTCGGCGGCCATCGGCTCCGACATCCCCATCGCGGTCCTTCCCGCGGGCACCGGCAACCTGTTGTCCGTCAACCTCGGCATTCCCGCCACCGTTCCCGAAGCCGTCCACGTCGCGCTCTCCGGCCAGCCGTATCAGCTGGACCTGGGGCGTTCGAACGACGGGAAGCACTTCGCGATCATGGGGGGGCTTGGCCTGGACGCCCGCATGATCAACGACGCCGACCGGGAAGCCAAGAAACGGCTGGGGGTGTTCGCCTACCTCTGGGCCGCGCTGAAGAACCTGCCGCGCCGAGGCGCATACGTGGAGATCGTTTTAGACGGGCGTCCGCCCATCCGAAGCCGCGCAAAAAGCGTGCTGATCGCCAATATGGGCAAAGTGACGGGGGGCCTAGAAGCAATGCCCACCGCCTCGCCCAACGACGGCCTGCTGGATGTGGGCGTGATCAAGGCCGAGACTTTGGGACAGTGGCTGCGGATCGCGGGATACGCGCTGATCGGGCGAGCCCATGATGCTCCGGATCTGGATGTCTATCAGGCAAAGAAGATCTCCGTGCGGACGCCCAATCCCGAGCCGATCGAATTCGACGGCGAATCGGGCGGCGACACGCGCGAATGGAATGTTGAAGTTGTCCCGCGCTGCGTGAGCGTATTGCTCCCTGAAGGCGGCCCCGCCGCCATGGACGCCTCGGAGACGCCGGAAGCCGTCGCCCGCCGCTCGTTCACCGGCCTGGCGATCGGCGCCGGCGTCCTGCTCGCAATCGCTCTCGTCGTCGTCAATCGACGGCGGCGGTAA